From the genome of Streptacidiphilus sp. PB12-B1b:
CAACGTCGTCCACCACGGCCGTGATGGCGACATGCAGGCGCTGGCCTGCGCTGCGGACCGTCTTGGGGTTGGGCTTCATACACAGCAGGCGCTCGGCCTCGGCTCGGATGCCGTTGAGGATGGCCGCCTCCGTGTGCGGGTCGCCCGGTAGCTCGACCCGTGCCTCGGTGGGGGTGCAACGGCCCGCGGCGCCCTCGGGGCCGGTGCTGGTTGTTCCGCTCACTTGCTGATCTCCATAGCTCTGGTGGTCACTGGGGGAGGGCCCGCGGCGGCGAGGGTTCCGCCGCGGGCCGTCGAGTGGGCGTCAACTGCGCCCGCCGGTCCTGCCGGCGTGAGGGTCAGCCGTCCTCGGCCATCTCGATCAGCAGCCCGTGGGTGTCGACCACGTACTCGGCTTCACCGCGCTCGGTGTTGGCGCACAGCAGCGCCTCGGGGGGCGCCACCAGCCGGTACAGGTGGCCGGGCAGGCGTCCCCGTCCCCCGTCGGCGAACCTCTGCGCCACCTCGCGGTCGGTGCTCCAGGACCAGTCGGTGCGGCGTTCCGGGACGCTGCCCCGCCACAGCTCCACCGGCTTGGCGGGACGCTCGGCCGCCTTGCCGTCGACGGTGAACCCGGCGACGTCGAACAGCCAGCGCCAGGTGTCGCGGTCCAAGTCCTGGTTCGGGTACTCGGCCGAGGACCAGATACCGCCGATCAGCGCGGTGACCGTGGCCCGGGTGATCTTGTCGTCGCTGTACGCCTCGCCCAGGAACCTCGGCCCGAAGGTCCGGCCCGCCAGGAGGATCAGCCGTTCCAGCTGCTCGGTCGTGAGCGTTTCGGCCTGCTCAAGCTCCTGTGCGGCCTGGTCGGCGAGGTCGATCGTGAAGGGGGTCACCAGCGTTCCCCCGTCCGGTATTCGGCCAGCGGCTTGCCACCAGCCGCCGCCCACGCCAGTTCCTCGGCGTCGGTGCGGGAGGGCATGTCCCTCCAAGACCTGGCCCAGTTCCCGGCGGGCATCCGCAGGGCTGGCCCCAGCTGGAACAGCTCGGCGATCTCCTTGACCGGAGCCAGGACACCGTTCCATTCGCCACGGATTCTGTTGACGATCCACAGGTCGTGGCCCTCGCGGAGGTTGCCGATGATGTCCTCGTAGTAGTCGAGCAGGCCACGGGTCGTGTCCGGGTCGCCGCCGATGGACTCGACGACCAAGGAGGCGTCGGCGTAGTGGCGGCCGTCCGGGCCGACGAACGGACACCGGATGCGGATGTGCCCGGCGAGGTAGATCGCGGGGGTGTCGCCGAGGTGCCGGAGACCGGTCTCGGCCTGCAGCTGCTCGATGTGCACCCGGTTGTAGTTGTCCATGGCGGCCGTCAGCTGTGCCTCGGCGTCGGCGGGGGTCACGGCGCACCGCCCATCTGGGCGCGGAGCGCCCGCAGGCCGGCGACCCACTGCTCGGCGTTCTGGATCATGGTGTCGGCCTGGTCGGCGTCCAGCTCGACGCCTTCGCCGTCGTCGGTCACGCCGTCGTCCTCGGGGCGGATCCGGATCCGGGTCAGGATCGGCTCGCTGTCCTCGGCGAACTGGAACAGCGCCGCCTCGGCGAGGACGAAGCTGCCGTCCGGGGAGGCCAGGCGGACGGGCTCGCCGTCGTGCCGGGTCCAGCCGAACTTGCCGAACTTGCCGCTGGCCGACTCGACGGCCCAGGCCGGCTTCGGGATCGGGTGCTCGTAGCTCATGGTCGTCACCGGGCACCCCCCTGGTGGGCGATGGCCTGGGCGGCGAGGCTGACCAGGAGCGTGTTGAACTCGGCGAACTTGGCGGCGGCGGCGAGGGCCTGCTCGGGGGAGAGCGTCAGGACCGTGCCGCTGATGACGGCGCAGATGTCCGTCGAGGCGGGGAAGCCCGGCTGGGCGGGCCAGTCGTTGACCTCGGCCTCGAGGATGCACTCCTTGGTGACGATGACCTCGGCCTTGGCGATGGTGGTGAACTCGTCCTGCTCGCTGGCGGTCGTGACGGTCACAGGGTCACCGCCAGGTCGGCGGGTGTGACGTCGCGGAGGGCCTTGCCTGACTGGCGTTCGATCACGTCCAGCGCCTGGGCTCGGGTCATCAGAGCCGGGTCGTACGCGCCGACGATGCCGATGTCGCCGGTGTCGACCCAGCGCAGGCCGGAGCCGTCACCCGGCGGGATCGGGAGCACCGCCACGTTCCGACTGGGGTTGCTGGCGTAGTCCAAGGCCGCCACCGGGAAGTGGGCACGGACCTCGGGGTGCACGGCGTGGAAGCTGCCGCTGCACAGGTCGGACAGCTGGGCGACATAGCGCTCGCCCTCGCCCTGGGCCCGTCTGACAGCAGAGCTGCGGTCGGGGATGGTTCTCTGTACCATCAGGGTTGAACTCCTTCACTTACTCGGTGCGCCCTGGCCTTGGAAATCCGGACGCTGGGTGGGTGGTCGGCGAACATGGCCTCGGATGGCGATCCGGGGCCTTCGCCATGTCTGGGGTCAGGCCGCCGTGCGCTTTCGCGCCGGAGCCGGGGCGGCGAGGAGTATCCGTAGGCGGTCCTTGGTCTCCTGGTCGAACTCGGGAGCCCGGTCGACCTCGGCCTTAATTCGTAGCCAGAACCGGGCCTTGGCCAGGTCACCGCGAGCTTTGGCCTCAGCCGCCATCCGGCCGGCGTAGGACTCGCTCACTGGCAGTCCCTGACGAATGGGGCGAGTTCGCGGGCGAGGTCTGACAGGTCGTAGGCATCGGCGAGGCGTGCAAGCGTCTCGACGCTCAAGCCCGCCAATCCCCTCTCGACCTTGGACAGGTGGGACTGGTCCATCCGTGCCCGCGCAGCCGCTTGACTCAGCGACCAGCGGTACCGGCGGCGCAGCGTACGCAAGGGCGAGGTCCACCCCGACTCACATGTAGGGTGGCCAACACTGATGTTTGCCATGACTCAGTTCTAGCCGCTTTTGGCACACCATGCAAGAGGGTTGGCTACCCAACATCTATGTTGGCCCGCTGCTGAGTGGTAACTTCCGGGACGTGGCTGATGAATCTGAGCGGGAATACGTCGCTAGCGTCGAGAAGCGTCTGCACGACGCCCAAGAGGCACGCGAGTTGCCCACGCTGACCGCGGATGGCCTCGTTTCCTACAACCTGCTACGCGCCAGGGAACTGCGCGGATACACGCAGGCCCAAGCCGCCGAACGGATCTCAGCCGCCCTCGGCAAGCAGTGGTCTGTGGCGGTGTACGCCGCAGCGGAACGTTCGCACCGATCGGCGCGAGTCAAGGAGTTCAGCGCCGACGAACTGGTAGCACTGTCACAGGTCTTCGGCGTGCCCATCACGTGGTGGTTCCTTCCGGCGACCCCAACCGGTCACCTGAAGCTTCGTAATGCCGAGCGCGAGATCACCGGCGACCAACTGCTTGAGCTGGTCTTCCCGCACCCGGCGAGCGCAGAGGCAGCCGCACTGAACGAGCGGACAGAGGATCTCTTCAATCAGTTCGCTAGCCAGGCATCCGGACAAGACAACCTGAACAGCTACATGGGCTATATCCACAGGCGCAACGCGGGATTGCAGTCGATGGCGTTCAGCGCCTTTAAGGCAGCCGGCCTGGAGAACGCACCCGGCGAGCTGATGGACATCGCTCGCCGCTGGCAGCAGGCCCTCAACATGCTCCAGTCGGACATTCAGCACCACGGGGTGCCAACCGAGGGTGAGCCCCCCAGGGACACCCGCCCATAGCCCTCAGCTCCCCTCCCGCCCCTTCCACGTGATTTCAATCGTGGTGTCGTCGAAGTAGGTCTGGCCCGGCTCCTTCGGCTCCCCCGGCTTCCCTGGCTTGAAGCCGGGCACCCTGCCGCGTCGAGCAGGATGGATGATCACAGTCATCAGGGCGTCGATGATCGCCCGGCGCTTGTCGAGGTGGTACCCGGGCCACAGTTCAGCGACTTCCGGCGTACCCAGCGGAACCGACGCGAGGACGGACGTTGCGGCGCGACCGGCCATCCTCGCCGTGACGCTCTCCAGTCGGGCCCGGGTGAACGAGGTCGCATCCAAAGCCTGCTTGCGAGTCAAGAGGTCCGCTGCGTAGTCGGCCGCAATGGAGTCCAGCTTGGCTCGCAGCGCGTTCGCGTCCGCGGCCAGGTTCTCCTGCGGCTCCGCAGTGGCGGGCGGCAGCAAAAGCTCCATGGCGTCCGGCCGCGACAGCCGCTCGACGGCCAGGCCCTCGATGTACGCATCCATGTTGAAGACGTCACGGATGACGTGCTTCCCAGTGCGGCACCTGTAGGCGGGCTTGTGCGTCTTCCCGGTCGCTGCGGCCTTGGTGGTGCCGCCGACGCCCGTGGTGGAGCCCCTGACGGTCTCCCCGCACCAGCAGCGGTAGATCCCGGAACCGAGCCACACGCGCCCGTTAGACGTCGTTGTACGGCGTTCCGGGTTCTCCAAGATCGCCTTGCACGCCCGCCACTTCTCCTCCGTCGTGACCGCCGGCCACACCGCGCGGCCGACGATCTCGCCGTCGTGCTCGATGAGACCGGCATTTCTGGGCCGCAACAAGATCCGCCGCAGGCCGGTCGGGTCCACCGGGGTGTACTGGACCTCCCCGCGCGTTCCGTCCGGCTGCTTGCGGCGGCGCCCGGCGCTCGTGATGCCCTTGGTCGCCCAGGCGGCGCAGATCGACCGCAGCGAGTCTCCGGCGATGACCGAGTCCATAGCAGCCTCGGTGTGCCACGCCTCGCTCTCGGGCACGTTCACGGCCGCCGCGCCACACTTTTCGCACTCGCGGTCGGCGGTGAAGCCCTCCGTGGACCCGCACTGCGGGCACTGGAGCGAGCGCAGGGTGCGCCCATCTGCTTCGTAAGCGAACGGGCGCGGACCGCCCCGGTACTCCCCCGCCGCCAGGTTGTCGGCCTTCGCGTCCTTGACGCGCTCGGAAATCTCTTCCGACTCGTACTGGCCGTCGATGGCGGCCCGGCGGGCGTCACGCCGTCCCTCGGCCGTGCTGAGGTCGAATCGACCCTGCTTGATCGTCTCGACCTTGATGTTCTTCTGGATGATCAGGTCGAAGAAGTCGAAGGCGTCCCCGATCTGCCGGTACAGGCGCTTCGGGGACAGGGCGAGGACCGCGTCCACCTCGCCGGCGCGGATCATGGCGAGCATCTGCTCGTACTTCGGACGTGGCTTCCCCGAGTACGCCGACAGGTCGTTCTCGACAAGGACGGCGACCACGTCCCAGCCGTTGCGGTCAGCGCGGTTGCGGCAGTCCCGCTCCTGACGCTCGACGCCGGCACCGCGGCCCTCACGGTCATCAGAGATCCGCGCGTAGATGACGACCCGTACTCGGCCGCCTTCGAGAGTCGTCTTCATGGTGGCCAGCGTAGCCACGTAAAAGAGTTTTCGTCTAGCCATTGACAGGTCGAAGCCGCTGCCGCTCTTGGGGACGGAGGCCGGGGAGAGGCCGACGGTGAGTTTGCGCTGGGGCCATTTCTCGCCGCTGTTGACGACGGCGGCCCGGACCCGGTCGCGGGCCTCGCTGAGGGCTTTGTCCGGAAGGCCGACGATGGTGAAGGCGGCGACGCCGGGCTCCAGGTCGGCCTGGACCTCGACCACCACGCCGTCGACGCCGAGGAGAGCCACCGAGCCGGTATGGGCGAAGGCCATGTCAGCCCACCGCCCCGGGCAGGTGGCTGACCCGGGCCGCGCCCCGGGCGCCGTGCACCACGCAGACCAGGTCGATGCGGACCCCGCCGGGCGGGGGCGGCCCGCTCCAGCGCTCGGCGAGCCAGCGCTCCGCCAGCTCGGCGAGCCGGGCGGACTTGATGGCGTCCACGGCCTCGGCGGGGCTCTGGAAGCCGTGCTCGGTGCGGGTCTTGACCTCGCAGACGGCGAGGGTGTCGCCGTCCAGGGCGACGATGTCGAGCTCCCCGGCCCGGCAGCGCCAGTTGCGTTCCAGGACGTCGAGCCCGGCGGCGGCCAGGTGGCGGGCGGCGGCGTCCTCGCCGTAGCGGCCGAGTGCCTGTGTGCGTGCGGTCATCGCAGTCACCTCCGGAACAGGACTCTTCCGCTCCCGGGGGCGGTGGTGCGAGGGGGTTCCGGCGTTCTGTGGACAACCTGGGGGGTGTGAAAAACTCAGCCGCCCGGACGGGTGAGTCCGGGCGGCCGGGTGTTGACGGTCGAACGGCCGGGCCGGGCGGGGGCCGGGCCGGCGGGCCGGGTCAGGGCCCGAAACCGGCCTCGTCGGAGGGCAGTTCGAGATCGCTCTTGGCAAGTTCCTCGACGTTGACGTCCTTGAAGGTCAGCACCCTGACCTTGCGGACGAAGCGGGCCGGTCGGTACATGTCCCAGACCCAGGCGTCCGCCATGGACACCTCGAAGAACACCTCGCCCTGGACCGAGTGGACCTGCAGCTCGTAGTCGTTGGTGAGGTAGAAGCGGCGCTCGGTCTCGATCACGAACTTGAACAGCCCGACGACGTCGCGGTACTCCCGGTAGAGCTTGAGCTCCATCTCGGTCTCGTACTTCTCGAGGTCCTCGGCACTCATTCCCCACGTTCCCCTCAGCTGTGCGTATGTTCGTCCATTGTGGACCACGCGGCCGGACCGGAGAGCAGGACCGGCCGGGCCGGCGCTCCGTCCCTCAGGACGGACGCCAGCAGTGGTGCCAGCGCCTCCGGATAGACCGTCTCGGCGGTGGCGAGCAGGTCCGCGGCGGTCCACCAGCGCAGGCCGTCGGTGCTGCGGCGCTCCAGCGCGGTCTGGCCGGAGGTGTCCGTCGCGGTGGTCGCGGTCCGGGCCAGGAAGTACCACTCGTCCTGTTCGAAGGAGCGGCCGTCGAAGCTGAAGGCGCTGCTGCGGCGGGCGACCAGGGGCCCGATCCGGACCTCGCGGATGCCGGTCTCCTCCTCGATCTCGCGCCGGGCGGCGGTCGGCAGGTCCTCGCCGGGCTCGACCCCGCCGCCGGGGGTGAACCACCACTGGCGGTCCCGGTCCAGCGGGTCGAAGCCGTGCAGCAGCAGGATGCGGTCGGCCGGGTCGAGCAGCAGCACCCGGGCCGCCGTCCGCCGCAGCACCGTCGGCTCGGTCATCTCAGCCTCCCGGGCAGCCTCGGCTCGGTCACTCCCGGTGGCCCCGCAGCCGCCGTGCCAGTCCTCCCAACGTACCCAGCGCGGCGGTCAGCAACACCAGCGCGGCCCCGCCGAGGGTGGCCCAGGTGGCGGCGGCCAGCGGTCCGTGCGCGGAGGCGTCGCGGCCGGGCAGGGCGTCGAAGGCGGTGGTGCGGGCGATGGCGGCGGTGTGGCCGAGCGGCCAGACGGTGCCGTCGACCCGGGCGAGCACCTGGTCGGCGGCGACCGTGCCGTCGTCCAGCATCAGGTGGACCCGGGAGTCCTGGGAGACGGCGCGGTTGTCGCCGAGCAGGAACAGTCGGCCGGGCGGCACCACCGCGGTGAACTTCGTCTGCGGGACCCCGGCGAGGGCGCCGGCCTGACGGGTGTAGGGCTCGGTGACGGGGTGGCCGTCCACGGTGATCCGGCCGCTGCTGTCGCAGCAGACCACGGTGTCGCCGCCGATCCCGACCACCCGCTTGACCAGGTTCGACCCCTCCCACTGCGGGTCGTTGAAGACGACGACGTCGCCGCGGCCGATGGCGGACGGCGTGACCGGGTGGGCCAGCACCACGTCGCCGGGCTTGATGGTGGGCTGCATGGAGTCGGTGGGCACGCTGTACGGGCGGTACTGGACGGCCAGCACGGCGAAGCCCCCGACCATGGCGATCAGGCCGACGGTGATGCCCAGGCCCTGCAGCAGCTGCCCCAGCCCCCAGCGGCCCAGCAGCCCCCGCCGCGGTCCGCCCCCGGTCCGGCTCCCGGTACCGCTCGCCACTGCCGCCATGCGCCCTCCCTCGATCACCGGCCCATGCGCAAGGCCGCAGGACGTCCTCGCATGCTACTGAGGAGTACTGCGGCCCTGGCAAGAGCTGTCGGGAAGGAGTTCGGACCGGGTTTCAGTCCTGCTTGCGGCGCGCGCGGCGCAGCCGGCCGCGTCGGTAGAGGTACGTCAGCGGCACCGCGCCGATCAGGCCCGCCGCGCCGGGCGAGTTGACCAGCAGTGCGCCGGCCGTGCCGCCGCCGGCGGCCTGGGCGGACTGGTCGCCGATGCCCGGCTGGGTGAAGGTCGAGGGGATCGGCAGCGTCGCCCAGTGCGAGAGCGGCCAGGCCACCAGGATCGCCCGGCCGACGACGTCGCTGTCCGGAACGGCCCCGCCGCCGGGCTCGTCCATGTGGTAGCGCGAGTCCAGCGAGTCGTTGCGGTGGTCGCCCATGACCCAGATGGAGTTGGCGGGCACCTTGAACGGGCCGAAGTTCTTGTCGCCGCAGGGGGTGGCGCCCGGGTAGATGTACGGCTCGGTGAGCGCCTTGCCGTTGACGTAGACCGGGCCGGTGCCCTTGCAGCTGATGGTGTCCCCGCCGACCGCGATGACCCGCTTGATCAGGTCCTTCTCGTTGGCGGAGGGCATCAGGCCGATCCAGCTGAGGGCGTCCTGGATGCCCCGGACGAAGGAGTTGCTGCTCTGCGAGGTGGTGGGCTCGTCGGCCAGCCAGTTGCCCGGGTCGTGGAAGACCACGACCTCGCCGCGCGAGGGCTTGTCGCCGAAGTGCGGCGTCAGCTTGTCCACCAGCACCCGGTCGCCGATCTGCAGGGTGTTCTCCATCGACCCCGAGGGGATGGAGAACGCCTGCACCAGGAACGTCTTGATCAGCAGCGCCAGCACCAGCGCCACGATGACCAGGATCGGCAGCTCCTTCCAGAAGGAGCGCTGCGGCTTCTTGCTCTTCCCCGAACCGCCCGGGGCGGTGCCGTCCCGGCCGCCGGGGCCGTCGCCGCCGGACGCGGCGGCGCCGGTGGCGGCGGGCTTGGACCCGCTGTGCGAGAAGCGCTCGCCCGCGCCGTCGCCGGCCTCGCCGAGGGGGCCGAGGGGGTCCGCCTCCGGTCGCCCGGTCTGATCGCTGCCTTGGTCGCCGCGTCCTTCGTCGTCCACGGACTCCACGGTACGGCTGCCCCCATCCTCGGGCTCGCCGATACCGGAGTGGGCACCGATCGCAAGATCCCCCACGTCGCCTCCTTGCTGCCGTGCGGACGCCCAGCGTCCGCTCATCACTACTGTCGTCAGGCGCTGCCGCCTGGTGGAGCCGCTGTCCGCGACCGTCGGCCTCGCCGACGCCGCCAGTTGCGGAAGCGGGAGGAGGCAGACGCAGC
Proteins encoded in this window:
- a CDS encoding helix-turn-helix domain-containing protein, which translates into the protein MANISVGHPTCESGWTSPLRTLRRRYRWSLSQAAARARMDQSHLSKVERGLAGLSVETLARLADAYDLSDLARELAPFVRDCQ
- a CDS encoding helix-turn-helix transcriptional regulator produces the protein MADESEREYVASVEKRLHDAQEARELPTLTADGLVSYNLLRARELRGYTQAQAAERISAALGKQWSVAVYAAAERSHRSARVKEFSADELVALSQVFGVPITWWFLPATPTGHLKLRNAEREITGDQLLELVFPHPASAEAAALNERTEDLFNQFASQASGQDNLNSYMGYIHRRNAGLQSMAFSAFKAAGLENAPGELMDIARRWQQALNMLQSDIQHHGVPTEGEPPRDTRP
- a CDS encoding recombinase family protein, which codes for MAFAHTGSVALLGVDGVVVEVQADLEPGVAAFTIVGLPDKALSEARDRVRAAVVNSGEKWPQRKLTVGLSPASVPKSGSGFDLSMARRKLFYVATLATMKTTLEGGRVRVVIYARISDDREGRGAGVERQERDCRNRADRNGWDVVAVLVENDLSAYSGKPRPKYEQMLAMIRAGEVDAVLALSPKRLYRQIGDAFDFFDLIIQKNIKVETIKQGRFDLSTAEGRRDARRAAIDGQYESEEISERVKDAKADNLAAGEYRGGPRPFAYEADGRTLRSLQCPQCGSTEGFTADRECEKCGAAAVNVPESEAWHTEAAMDSVIAGDSLRSICAAWATKGITSAGRRRKQPDGTRGEVQYTPVDPTGLRRILLRPRNAGLIEHDGEIVGRAVWPAVTTEEKWRACKAILENPERRTTTSNGRVWLGSGIYRCWCGETVRGSTTGVGGTTKAAATGKTHKPAYRCRTGKHVIRDVFNMDAYIEGLAVERLSRPDAMELLLPPATAEPQENLAADANALRAKLDSIAADYAADLLTRKQALDATSFTRARLESVTARMAGRAATSVLASVPLGTPEVAELWPGYHLDKRRAIIDALMTVIIHPARRGRVPGFKPGKPGEPKEPGQTYFDDTTIEITWKGREGS
- a CDS encoding YraN family protein, which translates into the protein MTARTQALGRYGEDAAARHLAAAGLDVLERNWRCRAGELDIVALDGDTLAVCEVKTRTEHGFQSPAEAVDAIKSARLAELAERWLAERWSGPPPPGGVRIDLVCVVHGARGAARVSHLPGAVG
- a CDS encoding DUF2469 domain-containing protein, encoding MSAEDLEKYETEMELKLYREYRDVVGLFKFVIETERRFYLTNDYELQVHSVQGEVFFEVSMADAWVWDMYRPARFVRKVRVLTFKDVNVEELAKSDLELPSDEAGFGP
- a CDS encoding NUDIX hydrolase, encoding MTEPTVLRRTAARVLLLDPADRILLLHGFDPLDRDRQWWFTPGGGVEPGEDLPTAARREIEEETGIREVRIGPLVARRSSAFSFDGRSFEQDEWYFLARTATTATDTSGQTALERRSTDGLRWWTAADLLATAETVYPEALAPLLASVLRDGAPARPVLLSGPAAWSTMDEHTHS
- the lepB gene encoding signal peptidase I, translating into MAAVASGTGSRTGGGPRRGLLGRWGLGQLLQGLGITVGLIAMVGGFAVLAVQYRPYSVPTDSMQPTIKPGDVVLAHPVTPSAIGRGDVVVFNDPQWEGSNLVKRVVGIGGDTVVCCDSSGRITVDGHPVTEPYTRQAGALAGVPQTKFTAVVPPGRLFLLGDNRAVSQDSRVHLMLDDGTVAADQVLARVDGTVWPLGHTAAIARTTAFDALPGRDASAHGPLAAATWATLGGAALVLLTAALGTLGGLARRLRGHRE
- the lepB gene encoding signal peptidase I: MGDLAIGAHSGIGEPEDGGSRTVESVDDEGRGDQGSDQTGRPEADPLGPLGEAGDGAGERFSHSGSKPAATGAAASGGDGPGGRDGTAPGGSGKSKKPQRSFWKELPILVIVALVLALLIKTFLVQAFSIPSGSMENTLQIGDRVLVDKLTPHFGDKPSRGEVVVFHDPGNWLADEPTTSQSSNSFVRGIQDALSWIGLMPSANEKDLIKRVIAVGGDTISCKGTGPVYVNGKALTEPYIYPGATPCGDKNFGPFKVPANSIWVMGDHRNDSLDSRYHMDEPGGGAVPDSDVVGRAILVAWPLSHWATLPIPSTFTQPGIGDQSAQAAGGGTAGALLVNSPGAAGLIGAVPLTYLYRRGRLRRARRKQD